The Bradysia coprophila strain Holo2 unplaced genomic scaffold, BU_Bcop_v1 contig_70, whole genome shotgun sequence genome contains a region encoding:
- the LOC119083613 gene encoding heat shock protein 27-like encodes MEPKLGPNEPYFFEKYFPASYHLTYNSPITQYPGSFNFDKNDIERKSRLSKDEFLVYLDTTGFTPDEISVKTINEIVYVEGRQGRRTGNAVPRHFQRSFRLPEFFDSDNVCATISEDGILRLKATPSSTKKFRHLEEIKAADTTNRHGRK; translated from the coding sequence atggaaCCAAAATTAGGTCCAAACGAACcgtactttttcgaaaaatacttCCCAGCGAGCTACCATTTAACCTATAATTCACCGATAACTCAATATCCCGGCTCattcaattttgataaaaacgaTATCGAACGTAAATCGCGCTTGAGTAAGGATGAGTTTCTGGTGTATTTGGACACTACTGGCTTTACGCCCGATGAAATCAGCGTGAAAACAATCAACGAAATCGTTTACGTTGAAGGCAGACAAGGAAGACGTACTGGAAATGCAGTTCCACGTCATTTTCAGCGCAGCTTTAGACTACCCGAATTTTTTGATTCAGACAACGTCTGTGCAACTATTTCAGAGGATGGGATTTTGAGGCTCAAAGCAACTCCGTCTTCAACGAAGAAATTCCGTCATTTGGAGGAAATTAAAGCGGCTGATACGACGAATAGACACGGCAGAAAGTAA